A region of Camelus ferus isolate YT-003-E unplaced genomic scaffold, BCGSAC_Cfer_1.0 contig385, whole genome shotgun sequence DNA encodes the following proteins:
- the HUS1 gene encoding checkpoint protein HUS1 isoform X1, which yields MKFRAKIVDAACLNHFTRVSTMIAKLAKTCTLRISPDKLNFVLSDKVASGGVSMWCELEQANFFSEFQMEGVSAENNEIYLELTSENLSRALKTAQNARALKVKLTNKHFPCLTVSIELLSVSSSSRVVTHDIPVKVIPRRLWRDLQEPTVPAADVSIYLPVLKTMKSVVEKMKNISNHLIIEANLNGELNLRIETELVSVTTHFKDLGNPPPASGHASQDHDPERMTEVHVDVRKLLQFLAGQQGNPAKATCNIVSNKMVHFDLLHEDVSLQYFIPALS from the exons ATGAAGTTTCGGGCCAAGATCGTGGACGCGGCCTGTCTGAACCACTTCACGC GAGTCAGCACCATGATAGCCAAGCTTGCCAAAACCTGCACTCTGCGCATCAGCCCCGACAAGCTGAACTTCGTGCTCTCTGACAAGGTGGCCAGCGGCGGGGTGAGCATGTGGTGTGAGCTGGAACAG GCGAACTTCTTCAGCGAATTTCAGATGGAAGGCGTCTCCGCGGAAAACAACGAGATTTACCTAGAGCTAACGTCGGAAAATCTGTCTCGAGCCTTGAAGACTGCCCAGAATGCCAGAGCCCTGAAAGTCAAGCTGACCAACAAGCACTTCCCCTGCCTCACGGTTTCCATCGAGCTG ttATCTGTGTCGAGCAGTAGTCGCGTGGTGACACACGACATCCCCGTGAAGGTTATTCCGAGAAGGCTGTGGAGGGACCTGCAGGAACCCACCGTCCCAGCCGCAGAC GTTAGTATTTATTTACCGGTCTTGAAGACCATGAAGAGCGttgtggaaaagatgaaaaacattaGCAACCACCTG ATTATTGAAGCAAACCTAAATGGAGAATTGAACTTGAGAATAGAAACCGAACTAGTGTCTGTCACAACCCACTTTAAAGATCTGGGAAATCCGCCACCAG CCTCTGGACACGCCTCTCAAGACCACGACCCAGAACGGATGACTGAAGTGCATGTTGATGTCCGGAAGCTGCTGCAGTTCCTCGCCGGGCAGCAGGGGAACCCCGCCAAGGCCACGTGCA ATATTGTGAGCAACAAGATGGTGCAC
- the HUS1 gene encoding checkpoint protein HUS1 isoform X2, giving the protein MIAKLAKTCTLRISPDKLNFVLSDKVASGGVSMWCELEQANFFSEFQMEGVSAENNEIYLELTSENLSRALKTAQNARALKVKLTNKHFPCLTVSIELLSVSSSSRVVTHDIPVKVIPRRLWRDLQEPTVPAADVSIYLPVLKTMKSVVEKMKNISNHLIIEANLNGELNLRIETELVSVTTHFKDLGNPPPASGHASQDHDPERMTEVHVDVRKLLQFLAGQQGNPAKATCNIVSNKMVHFDLLHEDVSLQYFIPALS; this is encoded by the exons ATGATAGCCAAGCTTGCCAAAACCTGCACTCTGCGCATCAGCCCCGACAAGCTGAACTTCGTGCTCTCTGACAAGGTGGCCAGCGGCGGGGTGAGCATGTGGTGTGAGCTGGAACAG GCGAACTTCTTCAGCGAATTTCAGATGGAAGGCGTCTCCGCGGAAAACAACGAGATTTACCTAGAGCTAACGTCGGAAAATCTGTCTCGAGCCTTGAAGACTGCCCAGAATGCCAGAGCCCTGAAAGTCAAGCTGACCAACAAGCACTTCCCCTGCCTCACGGTTTCCATCGAGCTG ttATCTGTGTCGAGCAGTAGTCGCGTGGTGACACACGACATCCCCGTGAAGGTTATTCCGAGAAGGCTGTGGAGGGACCTGCAGGAACCCACCGTCCCAGCCGCAGAC GTTAGTATTTATTTACCGGTCTTGAAGACCATGAAGAGCGttgtggaaaagatgaaaaacattaGCAACCACCTG ATTATTGAAGCAAACCTAAATGGAGAATTGAACTTGAGAATAGAAACCGAACTAGTGTCTGTCACAACCCACTTTAAAGATCTGGGAAATCCGCCACCAG CCTCTGGACACGCCTCTCAAGACCACGACCCAGAACGGATGACTGAAGTGCATGTTGATGTCCGGAAGCTGCTGCAGTTCCTCGCCGGGCAGCAGGGGAACCCCGCCAAGGCCACGTGCA ATATTGTGAGCAACAAGATGGTGCAC